A genomic region of Choristoneura fumiferana chromosome 17, NRCan_CFum_1, whole genome shotgun sequence contains the following coding sequences:
- the LOC141436922 gene encoding mutS protein homolog 4-like isoform X2: protein MNVVQRETINSNKINKKSKKDLVRKEFSWGIRGGTSLLPNKSTISNSGPRYQFINNNNNGESTSKPKISSMGPPLEPLKSLKRKLLQNSNSTKPESSSSGKARQPRVLASDSAAAESDFCTPKNRPNALRYISSSSRGGYSGTRSARSSSTAVEPSVILAISEGRGMARGEIGMAAIDLRHPNLVLCQFSDSLLYTHTMTKINYFNPIEIIVPNTFCEGVQPSQLYQLIRDQYPLLNLTTVQRRHFNDAVGRQHIQTLCAPHYSPVFLQILDKFYALTAAAAVLKYVEYIQCVVFARESLKIEYHSSENTMIIGTFRIKVTNIKYLFTNGKGNTAVLFLIDVGTATQLELVQPLLPSAGATCCLLGVLGPTYTVGGIRALRAAILQPSCKKEFIENRLDAVQDLIENESGLMIGLQDVVKKLSDIDRILLLCVEPQNQDMNKMGEAQLNQVLLLKTTLEMVPKLVEALKVANSGRLQKMKMDFENPQFNEISERIKNIIQDDAHLEKGAMGSLQRCFAVKPDINGLLDVARRTYSELIDDIQKIVEHLGESYELPIRLNQNMMKGFHIVLTISPNNRRNFNVEELPPIFIQVQNNGTRVSMTTEELVVLDQQAKESLNEIQKMSNIVIGSLLKDLRPFMSSLYKLCENVAELDILLSIAQASTVGSYTRPDFSNHLDIRNSIHPLLDYNSQTMPVPNDIYASPEQNFTIITGPNMGGKSIYIKQIAVLQIMAQVGCFLPATNAVLRICDRVFSRIGFNDSVELNASTYVIEMKEIQHILKGLTTSSLVIIDELCRGTSTEEGTSIAWAVCEDLLASDAFIFFTTHFMYLTRLQDLYFNVVNLHTEVREEEMTNSPELQKRLVYEHKIKSGITNIKNYGLSLAAKTNLPSGTIQLAWELAELIDKNRNHQDTNSKFKSDNRLLYELNAAIRKESRRHPNNESFIRNIKIKFKEDNPQLIERLKVQRRRANNYIDTSDNNSSVSNTRQEPSNDGVINSRNSYSSSDQLNRIPLSINRSQQRPIVYTDGDDKENRDLIHNLATTECRGVKSSTELLNTMMHLDNNNINQNPENTNDGDENEDNYFEEARNENFDNDEDDTANNTAFIDGSIIISDVHINEGGLRNDTNDPFTGSDSELAEAMTQIIECSIQTKTKDDSEVSTDEELIKETVNDINMELESVTVSLEDLVLPPPLEFRD from the exons atgaatGTTGTGCAAAGagaaacaataaattcaaataaaataaataaaaagtcaaaGAAAGACCTAGTGAGGAAAGAATTTTCTTGGG GAATTCGTGGTGGCACATCGTTATTGCCAAATAAATCAACAATTTCGAATAGTGGTCCGCGATACCAAttcatcaataataataataatggcgAATCTACGTCAAAACCGAAAATATCTTCTATGGGGCCTCCATTGGAGCCCCTAAAAAGTTTGAAGCGCAA attaCTCCAAAACTCTAACTCTACCAAGCCGGAATCATCATCCAGCGGCAAAGCAAGGCAACCAAGAGTATTGGCTAGCGATTCAGCAGCAGCTGAATCAGACTTCTGCACACCTAAGAACAGACCGAATGCATTGAGATACATCAGCAGCAGTAGCAGAG GTGGATATAGCGGAACTAGATCAGCCCGATCATCTAGCACCGCTGTGGAACCTAGCGTTATTTTAG CTATATCAGAAGGCAGAGGTATGGCACGTGGTGAGATAGGTATGGCAGCAATTGACTTAAGGCATCCCAATTTAGTGCTTTGTCAATTCAGCGACTCGCTTCTGTACACGCACACTATGACTaagataaattatttcaatCCTATCGAA ATAATAGTTCCCAACACATTCTGCGAAGGCGTGCAACCTAGCCAGCTTTATCAGCTCATAAGAGACCAATATCCTTTGTTAAACTTGACTACGGTCCAACGAAGACACTTTAATGATGCTGTAGGTCGTCAACATATACAGACGTTATGTGCACCCCACTACAGCCCTGTGTTTCTTCAGATTCTTGACAA ATTCTATGCATTAACAGCAGCTGCAGCAGTACTTAAATATGTGGAATACATCCAATGTGTAGTTTTTGCGAGAGAATCCCTGAAAATCGAATATCATTCATCAGAGAATACAATGATAATTGGTACTTTTCGtataaaagttacaaatattaagtacttgttTACGAATGGAAAGGGTAATACAGCTGTCTTATTTTTGATAGATGTAGGAACAGCAACTCAACTGGAACTGGTGCAACCTTTGCTACCTTCAGCGGGGGCAACTTGTTGTCTCCTAGGAGTATTAGGTCCAACTTATACGGTTGGTGGAATCAGAGCTTTGAGGGCAGCAATACTACAGCCGTCATGCAAAAAGGAGTTCATTGAAAATAGGCTAGATGCTGTTCAGGATCTAATTGAAAATGAATCTGGATTGATGATAGGATTACAG GATGTGGTTAAGAAATTATCAGACATCGACAGAATATTGTTACTATGTGTTGAGCCACAAAACCAAGACATGAACAAGATGGGTGAGGCCCAGTTGAATCAGGTACTACTACTAAAAACCACTTTGGAAATGGTACCAAAGCTTGTTGAAGCACTGAAAGTAGCTAACAGCGGGAGACttcaaaaaatgaaaatg GACTTCGAAAACCCCCAATTCAATGAAATATCTGAacggataaaaaatataatccaAGATGACGCTCATCTAGAGAAGGGTGCCATGGGAAGTCTCCAGAGGTGTTTTGCTGTAAAGCCCGATATAAATGGACTATTAGATGTGGCTCGGAGGACTTACTCTGAACTTATCGATGACATTCAGAAGATAGTAGAGCATTTGGGGGAATCGTACGAATTGCCGATAAGACTAAATCAAAACATGATGAAAGGGTTCCATATTGTACTAACAATTTCTCCAAATAATCGAAGAAATTTCAACGTTGAAGAGCTACCTCCAATCTTTATACAG GTACAAAATAATGGTACGAGAGTTTCAATGACAACAGAAGAATTAGTTGTTCTTGATCAGCAGGCTAAGGAGTCTTTGAATGAAATTCAGAAAATGAGCaatat tgTGATTGGAAGTCTTTTAAAGGACCTGCGACCATTCATGTCTAGTCTGTACAAACTTTGTGAGAACGTTGCCGAATTAGACATTCTACTGTCCATAGCTCAA GCTAGCACAGTAGGGTCATACACACGACCAGATTTCAGCAACCACCTCGATATACGCAATAGTATTCACCCACTTTTGGACTACAATAGCCAAACCATGCCAGTCCCTAATGATATt TATGCCAGCCCAGAGCAAAACTTCACAATAATAACCGGCCCGAATATGGGTGGCAAAAGCATCTACATAAAACAAATTGCTGTATTGCAAATTATGGCGcag GTTGGGTGTTTCCTGCCAGCAACAAATGCTGTTCTCAGAATTTGTGACCGTGTCTTCTCACGAATAGGCTTTAACGATAGTGTTGAGTTGAATGCCTCTACTTATGTCATTGAG ATGAAAGAAATACAGCATATTTTGAAAGGTTTGACTACATCAAGCTTGGTAATAATAGACGAACTTTGTAG GGGAACGTCAACAGAAGAAGGAACTAGTATAGCTTGGGCAGTATGTGAAGACCTACTTGCAAGTGATGCTTTTATCTTTTTCACAACGCATTTCATGTATTTGACGAGACTGCAGGACTTATATTTTAATGTCGTCAA TTTGCACACTGAAGTCAGAGAAGAAGAAATGACAAATTCGCCAGAACTGCAAAAGCGACTTGTCTatgaacataaaattaaatcaggAATTACGAATATAAAGAACTATGGTTTGTCGTTAGCAGCGAAAACAAATTTGCCATCAGGAACAATTCAACTTGCATGGGAATTAGCTGAATTAATCGATAAAAAcagaaat CACCAGGATACAAACTCTAAATTTAAAAGTGATAACAGATTACTTTATGAACTCAACGCTGCAATAAGAAAAGAATCAAGGAGACACCCAAATAACGAAAGTTTTATAAGGAACATAAAGATCAAATTCAAAGAAGATAATCCTCAATTAATAGAGAGACTCAAGGTACAACGACGCAGAGCAAATAACTATATTGACACAAGTGATAATAATTCGTCCGTGTCTAATACTAGACAAGAACCTTCGAACGATGGAGTAATAAATTCTAGGAATTCGTATTCATCTAGTGATCAGCTTAATCGAATACCACTATCAATCAACAGATCTCAACAAAGACCCATAGTATACACCGATGGAGATGATAAAGAAAATAGAGATTTAATACACAATCTCGCTACTACAGAATGTCGAGGTGTTAAATCCTCGACTGAGCTTTTAAATACTATGATGCATCTTgacaataataacattaatcAAAATCCagaaaatacaaatgatggCGATGAAAATGAAGATAACTATTTCGAAGAAGCAAGAAATGAAAACTTTGATAACGATGAGGATGACACTGCTAATAATACGGCCTTCATTGATGGCTCGATAATCATTTCTGATGTACATATTAACGAAGGTGGTTTGAGGAATGATACTAATGATCCTTTTACTGGCTCGGACTCGGAGCTTGCCGAAGCTATGACTCAAATCATTGAATGTTCCATACAAACCAAAACAAAAGACGATAGTGAGGTATCAACAGATGAAGAATTAATCAAAGAAACAGTGAATGATATTAACATGGAGTTAGAGAGTGTAACTGTTAGTTTAGAAGACTtggttcttccacctccactgGAATTTAGAGATTAA
- the LOC141436922 gene encoding mutS protein homolog 4-like isoform X4, whose protein sequence is MNVVQRETINSNKINKKSKKDLVRKEFSWGIRGGTSLLPNKSTISNSGPRYQFINNNNNGESTSKPKISSMGPPLEPLKSLKRKLLQNSNSTKPESSSSGKARQPRVLASDSAAAESDFCTPKNRPNALRYISSSSRGQLSGGYSGTRSARSSSTAVEPSVILAISEGRGMARGEIGMAAIDLRHPNLVLCQFSDSLLYTHTMTKINYFNPIEIIVPNTFCEGVQPSQLYQLIRDQYPLLNLTTVQRRHFNDAVGRQHIQTLCAPHYSPVFLQILDKFYALTAAAAVLKYVEYIQCVVFARESLKIEYHSSENTMIIDVGTATQLELVQPLLPSAGATCCLLGVLGPTYTVGGIRALRAAILQPSCKKEFIENRLDAVQDLIENESGLMIGLQDVVKKLSDIDRILLLCVEPQNQDMNKMGEAQLNQVLLLKTTLEMVPKLVEALKVANSGRLQKMKMDFENPQFNEISERIKNIIQDDAHLEKGAMGSLQRCFAVKPDINGLLDVARRTYSELIDDIQKIVEHLGESYELPIRLNQNMMKGFHIVLTISPNNRRNFNVEELPPIFIQVQNNGTRVSMTTEELVVLDQQAKESLNEIQKMSNIVIGSLLKDLRPFMSSLYKLCENVAELDILLSIAQASTVGSYTRPDFSNHLDIRNSIHPLLDYNSQTMPVPNDIYASPEQNFTIITGPNMGGKSIYIKQIAVLQIMAQVGCFLPATNAVLRICDRVFSRIGFNDSVELNASTYVIEMKEIQHILKGLTTSSLVIIDELCRGTSTEEGTSIAWAVCEDLLASDAFIFFTTHFMYLTRLQDLYFNVVNLHTEVREEEMTNSPELQKRLVYEHKIKSGITNIKNYGLSLAAKTNLPSGTIQLAWELAELIDKNRNHQDTNSKFKSDNRLLYELNAAIRKESRRHPNNESFIRNIKIKFKEDNPQLIERLKVQRRRANNYIDTSDNNSSVSNTRQEPSNDGVINSRNSYSSSDQLNRIPLSINRSQQRPIVYTDGDDKENRDLIHNLATTECRGVKSSTELLNTMMHLDNNNINQNPENTNDGDENEDNYFEEARNENFDNDEDDTANNTAFIDGSIIISDVHINEGGLRNDTNDPFTGSDSELAEAMTQIIECSIQTKTKDDSEVSTDEELIKETVNDINMELESVTVSLEDLVLPPPLEFRD, encoded by the exons atgaatGTTGTGCAAAGagaaacaataaattcaaataaaataaataaaaagtcaaaGAAAGACCTAGTGAGGAAAGAATTTTCTTGGG GAATTCGTGGTGGCACATCGTTATTGCCAAATAAATCAACAATTTCGAATAGTGGTCCGCGATACCAAttcatcaataataataataatggcgAATCTACGTCAAAACCGAAAATATCTTCTATGGGGCCTCCATTGGAGCCCCTAAAAAGTTTGAAGCGCAA attaCTCCAAAACTCTAACTCTACCAAGCCGGAATCATCATCCAGCGGCAAAGCAAGGCAACCAAGAGTATTGGCTAGCGATTCAGCAGCAGCTGAATCAGACTTCTGCACACCTAAGAACAGACCGAATGCATTGAGATACATCAGCAGCAGTAGCAGAG GTCAACTTTCAGGTGGATATAGCGGAACTAGATCAGCCCGATCATCTAGCACCGCTGTGGAACCTAGCGTTATTTTAG CTATATCAGAAGGCAGAGGTATGGCACGTGGTGAGATAGGTATGGCAGCAATTGACTTAAGGCATCCCAATTTAGTGCTTTGTCAATTCAGCGACTCGCTTCTGTACACGCACACTATGACTaagataaattatttcaatCCTATCGAA ATAATAGTTCCCAACACATTCTGCGAAGGCGTGCAACCTAGCCAGCTTTATCAGCTCATAAGAGACCAATATCCTTTGTTAAACTTGACTACGGTCCAACGAAGACACTTTAATGATGCTGTAGGTCGTCAACATATACAGACGTTATGTGCACCCCACTACAGCCCTGTGTTTCTTCAGATTCTTGACAA ATTCTATGCATTAACAGCAGCTGCAGCAGTACTTAAATATGTGGAATACATCCAATGTGTAGTTTTTGCGAGAGAATCCCTGAAAATCGAATATCATTCATCAGAGAATACAATGATAATTG ATGTAGGAACAGCAACTCAACTGGAACTGGTGCAACCTTTGCTACCTTCAGCGGGGGCAACTTGTTGTCTCCTAGGAGTATTAGGTCCAACTTATACGGTTGGTGGAATCAGAGCTTTGAGGGCAGCAATACTACAGCCGTCATGCAAAAAGGAGTTCATTGAAAATAGGCTAGATGCTGTTCAGGATCTAATTGAAAATGAATCTGGATTGATGATAGGATTACAG GATGTGGTTAAGAAATTATCAGACATCGACAGAATATTGTTACTATGTGTTGAGCCACAAAACCAAGACATGAACAAGATGGGTGAGGCCCAGTTGAATCAGGTACTACTACTAAAAACCACTTTGGAAATGGTACCAAAGCTTGTTGAAGCACTGAAAGTAGCTAACAGCGGGAGACttcaaaaaatgaaaatg GACTTCGAAAACCCCCAATTCAATGAAATATCTGAacggataaaaaatataatccaAGATGACGCTCATCTAGAGAAGGGTGCCATGGGAAGTCTCCAGAGGTGTTTTGCTGTAAAGCCCGATATAAATGGACTATTAGATGTGGCTCGGAGGACTTACTCTGAACTTATCGATGACATTCAGAAGATAGTAGAGCATTTGGGGGAATCGTACGAATTGCCGATAAGACTAAATCAAAACATGATGAAAGGGTTCCATATTGTACTAACAATTTCTCCAAATAATCGAAGAAATTTCAACGTTGAAGAGCTACCTCCAATCTTTATACAG GTACAAAATAATGGTACGAGAGTTTCAATGACAACAGAAGAATTAGTTGTTCTTGATCAGCAGGCTAAGGAGTCTTTGAATGAAATTCAGAAAATGAGCaatat tgTGATTGGAAGTCTTTTAAAGGACCTGCGACCATTCATGTCTAGTCTGTACAAACTTTGTGAGAACGTTGCCGAATTAGACATTCTACTGTCCATAGCTCAA GCTAGCACAGTAGGGTCATACACACGACCAGATTTCAGCAACCACCTCGATATACGCAATAGTATTCACCCACTTTTGGACTACAATAGCCAAACCATGCCAGTCCCTAATGATATt TATGCCAGCCCAGAGCAAAACTTCACAATAATAACCGGCCCGAATATGGGTGGCAAAAGCATCTACATAAAACAAATTGCTGTATTGCAAATTATGGCGcag GTTGGGTGTTTCCTGCCAGCAACAAATGCTGTTCTCAGAATTTGTGACCGTGTCTTCTCACGAATAGGCTTTAACGATAGTGTTGAGTTGAATGCCTCTACTTATGTCATTGAG ATGAAAGAAATACAGCATATTTTGAAAGGTTTGACTACATCAAGCTTGGTAATAATAGACGAACTTTGTAG GGGAACGTCAACAGAAGAAGGAACTAGTATAGCTTGGGCAGTATGTGAAGACCTACTTGCAAGTGATGCTTTTATCTTTTTCACAACGCATTTCATGTATTTGACGAGACTGCAGGACTTATATTTTAATGTCGTCAA TTTGCACACTGAAGTCAGAGAAGAAGAAATGACAAATTCGCCAGAACTGCAAAAGCGACTTGTCTatgaacataaaattaaatcaggAATTACGAATATAAAGAACTATGGTTTGTCGTTAGCAGCGAAAACAAATTTGCCATCAGGAACAATTCAACTTGCATGGGAATTAGCTGAATTAATCGATAAAAAcagaaat CACCAGGATACAAACTCTAAATTTAAAAGTGATAACAGATTACTTTATGAACTCAACGCTGCAATAAGAAAAGAATCAAGGAGACACCCAAATAACGAAAGTTTTATAAGGAACATAAAGATCAAATTCAAAGAAGATAATCCTCAATTAATAGAGAGACTCAAGGTACAACGACGCAGAGCAAATAACTATATTGACACAAGTGATAATAATTCGTCCGTGTCTAATACTAGACAAGAACCTTCGAACGATGGAGTAATAAATTCTAGGAATTCGTATTCATCTAGTGATCAGCTTAATCGAATACCACTATCAATCAACAGATCTCAACAAAGACCCATAGTATACACCGATGGAGATGATAAAGAAAATAGAGATTTAATACACAATCTCGCTACTACAGAATGTCGAGGTGTTAAATCCTCGACTGAGCTTTTAAATACTATGATGCATCTTgacaataataacattaatcAAAATCCagaaaatacaaatgatggCGATGAAAATGAAGATAACTATTTCGAAGAAGCAAGAAATGAAAACTTTGATAACGATGAGGATGACACTGCTAATAATACGGCCTTCATTGATGGCTCGATAATCATTTCTGATGTACATATTAACGAAGGTGGTTTGAGGAATGATACTAATGATCCTTTTACTGGCTCGGACTCGGAGCTTGCCGAAGCTATGACTCAAATCATTGAATGTTCCATACAAACCAAAACAAAAGACGATAGTGAGGTATCAACAGATGAAGAATTAATCAAAGAAACAGTGAATGATATTAACATGGAGTTAGAGAGTGTAACTGTTAGTTTAGAAGACTtggttcttccacctccactgGAATTTAGAGATTAA
- the LOC141436922 gene encoding mutS protein homolog 4-like isoform X1, giving the protein MNVVQRETINSNKINKKSKKDLVRKEFSWGIRGGTSLLPNKSTISNSGPRYQFINNNNNGESTSKPKISSMGPPLEPLKSLKRKLLQNSNSTKPESSSSGKARQPRVLASDSAAAESDFCTPKNRPNALRYISSSSRGQLSGGYSGTRSARSSSTAVEPSVILAISEGRGMARGEIGMAAIDLRHPNLVLCQFSDSLLYTHTMTKINYFNPIEIIVPNTFCEGVQPSQLYQLIRDQYPLLNLTTVQRRHFNDAVGRQHIQTLCAPHYSPVFLQILDKFYALTAAAAVLKYVEYIQCVVFARESLKIEYHSSENTMIIGTFRIKVTNIKYLFTNGKGNTAVLFLIDVGTATQLELVQPLLPSAGATCCLLGVLGPTYTVGGIRALRAAILQPSCKKEFIENRLDAVQDLIENESGLMIGLQDVVKKLSDIDRILLLCVEPQNQDMNKMGEAQLNQVLLLKTTLEMVPKLVEALKVANSGRLQKMKMDFENPQFNEISERIKNIIQDDAHLEKGAMGSLQRCFAVKPDINGLLDVARRTYSELIDDIQKIVEHLGESYELPIRLNQNMMKGFHIVLTISPNNRRNFNVEELPPIFIQVQNNGTRVSMTTEELVVLDQQAKESLNEIQKMSNIVIGSLLKDLRPFMSSLYKLCENVAELDILLSIAQASTVGSYTRPDFSNHLDIRNSIHPLLDYNSQTMPVPNDIYASPEQNFTIITGPNMGGKSIYIKQIAVLQIMAQVGCFLPATNAVLRICDRVFSRIGFNDSVELNASTYVIEMKEIQHILKGLTTSSLVIIDELCRGTSTEEGTSIAWAVCEDLLASDAFIFFTTHFMYLTRLQDLYFNVVNLHTEVREEEMTNSPELQKRLVYEHKIKSGITNIKNYGLSLAAKTNLPSGTIQLAWELAELIDKNRNHQDTNSKFKSDNRLLYELNAAIRKESRRHPNNESFIRNIKIKFKEDNPQLIERLKVQRRRANNYIDTSDNNSSVSNTRQEPSNDGVINSRNSYSSSDQLNRIPLSINRSQQRPIVYTDGDDKENRDLIHNLATTECRGVKSSTELLNTMMHLDNNNINQNPENTNDGDENEDNYFEEARNENFDNDEDDTANNTAFIDGSIIISDVHINEGGLRNDTNDPFTGSDSELAEAMTQIIECSIQTKTKDDSEVSTDEELIKETVNDINMELESVTVSLEDLVLPPPLEFRD; this is encoded by the exons atgaatGTTGTGCAAAGagaaacaataaattcaaataaaataaataaaaagtcaaaGAAAGACCTAGTGAGGAAAGAATTTTCTTGGG GAATTCGTGGTGGCACATCGTTATTGCCAAATAAATCAACAATTTCGAATAGTGGTCCGCGATACCAAttcatcaataataataataatggcgAATCTACGTCAAAACCGAAAATATCTTCTATGGGGCCTCCATTGGAGCCCCTAAAAAGTTTGAAGCGCAA attaCTCCAAAACTCTAACTCTACCAAGCCGGAATCATCATCCAGCGGCAAAGCAAGGCAACCAAGAGTATTGGCTAGCGATTCAGCAGCAGCTGAATCAGACTTCTGCACACCTAAGAACAGACCGAATGCATTGAGATACATCAGCAGCAGTAGCAGAG GTCAACTTTCAGGTGGATATAGCGGAACTAGATCAGCCCGATCATCTAGCACCGCTGTGGAACCTAGCGTTATTTTAG CTATATCAGAAGGCAGAGGTATGGCACGTGGTGAGATAGGTATGGCAGCAATTGACTTAAGGCATCCCAATTTAGTGCTTTGTCAATTCAGCGACTCGCTTCTGTACACGCACACTATGACTaagataaattatttcaatCCTATCGAA ATAATAGTTCCCAACACATTCTGCGAAGGCGTGCAACCTAGCCAGCTTTATCAGCTCATAAGAGACCAATATCCTTTGTTAAACTTGACTACGGTCCAACGAAGACACTTTAATGATGCTGTAGGTCGTCAACATATACAGACGTTATGTGCACCCCACTACAGCCCTGTGTTTCTTCAGATTCTTGACAA ATTCTATGCATTAACAGCAGCTGCAGCAGTACTTAAATATGTGGAATACATCCAATGTGTAGTTTTTGCGAGAGAATCCCTGAAAATCGAATATCATTCATCAGAGAATACAATGATAATTGGTACTTTTCGtataaaagttacaaatattaagtacttgttTACGAATGGAAAGGGTAATACAGCTGTCTTATTTTTGATAGATGTAGGAACAGCAACTCAACTGGAACTGGTGCAACCTTTGCTACCTTCAGCGGGGGCAACTTGTTGTCTCCTAGGAGTATTAGGTCCAACTTATACGGTTGGTGGAATCAGAGCTTTGAGGGCAGCAATACTACAGCCGTCATGCAAAAAGGAGTTCATTGAAAATAGGCTAGATGCTGTTCAGGATCTAATTGAAAATGAATCTGGATTGATGATAGGATTACAG GATGTGGTTAAGAAATTATCAGACATCGACAGAATATTGTTACTATGTGTTGAGCCACAAAACCAAGACATGAACAAGATGGGTGAGGCCCAGTTGAATCAGGTACTACTACTAAAAACCACTTTGGAAATGGTACCAAAGCTTGTTGAAGCACTGAAAGTAGCTAACAGCGGGAGACttcaaaaaatgaaaatg GACTTCGAAAACCCCCAATTCAATGAAATATCTGAacggataaaaaatataatccaAGATGACGCTCATCTAGAGAAGGGTGCCATGGGAAGTCTCCAGAGGTGTTTTGCTGTAAAGCCCGATATAAATGGACTATTAGATGTGGCTCGGAGGACTTACTCTGAACTTATCGATGACATTCAGAAGATAGTAGAGCATTTGGGGGAATCGTACGAATTGCCGATAAGACTAAATCAAAACATGATGAAAGGGTTCCATATTGTACTAACAATTTCTCCAAATAATCGAAGAAATTTCAACGTTGAAGAGCTACCTCCAATCTTTATACAG GTACAAAATAATGGTACGAGAGTTTCAATGACAACAGAAGAATTAGTTGTTCTTGATCAGCAGGCTAAGGAGTCTTTGAATGAAATTCAGAAAATGAGCaatat tgTGATTGGAAGTCTTTTAAAGGACCTGCGACCATTCATGTCTAGTCTGTACAAACTTTGTGAGAACGTTGCCGAATTAGACATTCTACTGTCCATAGCTCAA GCTAGCACAGTAGGGTCATACACACGACCAGATTTCAGCAACCACCTCGATATACGCAATAGTATTCACCCACTTTTGGACTACAATAGCCAAACCATGCCAGTCCCTAATGATATt TATGCCAGCCCAGAGCAAAACTTCACAATAATAACCGGCCCGAATATGGGTGGCAAAAGCATCTACATAAAACAAATTGCTGTATTGCAAATTATGGCGcag GTTGGGTGTTTCCTGCCAGCAACAAATGCTGTTCTCAGAATTTGTGACCGTGTCTTCTCACGAATAGGCTTTAACGATAGTGTTGAGTTGAATGCCTCTACTTATGTCATTGAG ATGAAAGAAATACAGCATATTTTGAAAGGTTTGACTACATCAAGCTTGGTAATAATAGACGAACTTTGTAG GGGAACGTCAACAGAAGAAGGAACTAGTATAGCTTGGGCAGTATGTGAAGACCTACTTGCAAGTGATGCTTTTATCTTTTTCACAACGCATTTCATGTATTTGACGAGACTGCAGGACTTATATTTTAATGTCGTCAA TTTGCACACTGAAGTCAGAGAAGAAGAAATGACAAATTCGCCAGAACTGCAAAAGCGACTTGTCTatgaacataaaattaaatcaggAATTACGAATATAAAGAACTATGGTTTGTCGTTAGCAGCGAAAACAAATTTGCCATCAGGAACAATTCAACTTGCATGGGAATTAGCTGAATTAATCGATAAAAAcagaaat CACCAGGATACAAACTCTAAATTTAAAAGTGATAACAGATTACTTTATGAACTCAACGCTGCAATAAGAAAAGAATCAAGGAGACACCCAAATAACGAAAGTTTTATAAGGAACATAAAGATCAAATTCAAAGAAGATAATCCTCAATTAATAGAGAGACTCAAGGTACAACGACGCAGAGCAAATAACTATATTGACACAAGTGATAATAATTCGTCCGTGTCTAATACTAGACAAGAACCTTCGAACGATGGAGTAATAAATTCTAGGAATTCGTATTCATCTAGTGATCAGCTTAATCGAATACCACTATCAATCAACAGATCTCAACAAAGACCCATAGTATACACCGATGGAGATGATAAAGAAAATAGAGATTTAATACACAATCTCGCTACTACAGAATGTCGAGGTGTTAAATCCTCGACTGAGCTTTTAAATACTATGATGCATCTTgacaataataacattaatcAAAATCCagaaaatacaaatgatggCGATGAAAATGAAGATAACTATTTCGAAGAAGCAAGAAATGAAAACTTTGATAACGATGAGGATGACACTGCTAATAATACGGCCTTCATTGATGGCTCGATAATCATTTCTGATGTACATATTAACGAAGGTGGTTTGAGGAATGATACTAATGATCCTTTTACTGGCTCGGACTCGGAGCTTGCCGAAGCTATGACTCAAATCATTGAATGTTCCATACAAACCAAAACAAAAGACGATAGTGAGGTATCAACAGATGAAGAATTAATCAAAGAAACAGTGAATGATATTAACATGGAGTTAGAGAGTGTAACTGTTAGTTTAGAAGACTtggttcttccacctccactgGAATTTAGAGATTAA